A single Dechloromonas denitrificans DNA region contains:
- a CDS encoding GpE family phage tail protein yields the protein MADIAVIFHWSLESMAAMDLLELAQWRERARLRSGADE from the coding sequence ATGGCCGACATCGCTGTCATCTTTCACTGGAGCCTCGAAAGCATGGCGGCGATGGATCTGCTCGAACTCGCCCAATGGCGCGAGCGTGCCCGCCTCAGATCCGGAGCCGATGAATGA
- a CDS encoding phage tail tape measure protein — protein MSNALELKVVFAAIDKFIRPVKAITGAAGEAAKALRDNTARMKEYNRTIEQIDAFKKVEKDAAIAANTFAKNRREIDALKSAMERVGVPTKAMSDEMARLGKRSDELKNKHQSLLNTEQALFEKLKAAGIDTSRLAEHRRQLASSTAEAANASRRLQSALEAENQKMRRLRAAQADLAKSRETAGKLAMAGAGISAAGVAVGVPLTKSLKDFGDFETAMLGVAKQMDGTRDANGRLTKTYWEMADAIKEISERLPGSANDIAKIVEGGARMGIQGRENLLKYAEATAIMAQAFDIPTEQIGKDMGTVAQLYKVPIANIKDLGDTINWLDDQTLAQGADIIEVMKRINGVTQQANMSYREAAALGSTFLSIGSSAEVAASATQAMIRELGIANMQSKRFRGGLSMLGLDGNAVQKGMSTNATGTLIMVLEKIKALSGDKQLEATTRLFGKEYGDDAARLAENLDKYREALRLVNDEKAKGSMDRELSAWQDTLAASTENTRNTFNNLSTDLGKYLKGAAVETLDTTMRIVKAMRDWSKEHPKLSSALITTAKWLTIGLSALGLLAIGAGAVIVPLAMLKFSLSTLGVTGAANMSLLSFAIRGVGLALKATGIGLLISLLITGAVLIYENWDKVKALFTSFLDGVITKLNRLKENLRYLMPGIFGDLKDTPTRASTTQVITASPMIRQVAAANNYSFNITQAPGTDNRELARQISAEIERIDAKKAAGQRSRLRDPE, from the coding sequence ATGAGTAACGCGCTCGAACTGAAGGTTGTCTTCGCCGCGATCGACAAGTTCATCCGCCCGGTCAAGGCCATCACCGGCGCTGCCGGCGAGGCCGCCAAGGCGCTACGCGACAACACCGCGCGGATGAAGGAATACAACCGCACGATTGAGCAGATCGACGCGTTCAAGAAGGTCGAAAAGGACGCCGCCATCGCGGCTAACACCTTCGCCAAGAACCGCCGTGAAATCGATGCGCTGAAGTCGGCGATGGAACGCGTCGGCGTGCCGACCAAGGCCATGTCCGACGAAATGGCCCGGCTCGGCAAGCGCTCCGACGAACTCAAGAACAAACACCAGTCGCTACTCAATACCGAGCAGGCGTTGTTCGAGAAACTGAAAGCCGCCGGCATCGATACCAGCCGGCTCGCTGAGCACCGCCGCCAGCTGGCCAGCTCGACCGCCGAGGCCGCCAACGCCAGCCGCCGGCTACAGTCCGCGCTGGAAGCCGAAAACCAGAAGATGCGCCGCCTGCGCGCCGCCCAGGCCGACCTTGCCAAGTCTCGCGAAACCGCCGGCAAGCTGGCCATGGCCGGCGCCGGCATCAGTGCGGCCGGGGTCGCGGTTGGCGTCCCGCTCACCAAATCGCTCAAAGATTTCGGCGATTTCGAAACGGCCATGCTCGGTGTCGCCAAGCAAATGGACGGTACCCGCGACGCTAACGGAAGATTGACAAAGACCTATTGGGAGATGGCCGACGCGATCAAGGAAATATCAGAACGTCTACCGGGTAGTGCCAACGATATTGCCAAGATCGTCGAAGGCGGTGCCCGCATGGGCATCCAGGGCCGGGAAAACCTCCTTAAATACGCCGAAGCCACGGCGATCATGGCGCAGGCTTTCGATATACCGACCGAGCAGATCGGCAAGGATATGGGAACGGTCGCGCAGCTCTACAAAGTCCCCATCGCCAACATCAAGGATCTTGGCGACACCATCAACTGGCTCGATGATCAGACCTTGGCGCAGGGGGCAGACATTATCGAAGTCATGAAGCGGATCAATGGCGTAACACAACAGGCCAACATGTCCTATCGCGAGGCGGCGGCCCTCGGCTCGACTTTCTTGTCGATCGGATCGTCGGCCGAGGTTGCGGCATCGGCCACCCAGGCTATGATCCGCGAACTCGGCATCGCCAATATGCAGAGTAAACGCTTCCGGGGCGGACTCTCCATGCTAGGGCTTGATGGAAATGCCGTGCAGAAGGGCATGAGCACCAACGCCACCGGTACGCTCATCATGGTGCTGGAGAAGATCAAGGCGCTGTCCGGCGATAAGCAACTGGAAGCCACGACGCGCCTATTCGGCAAGGAATACGGCGACGACGCGGCACGGCTGGCCGAGAATCTGGACAAATACCGCGAAGCGCTCCGGCTGGTGAACGACGAAAAGGCCAAAGGATCAATGGATCGTGAACTCAGCGCATGGCAGGACACGCTCGCGGCAAGTACGGAAAACACCCGGAACACGTTCAACAATCTGTCGACCGATCTGGGGAAGTATCTGAAGGGCGCAGCAGTCGAAACCCTCGATACGACTATGCGGATAGTCAAGGCAATGCGCGACTGGTCGAAAGAACACCCGAAGCTTTCGTCGGCGCTGATAACGACGGCAAAATGGCTGACCATCGGACTGTCGGCGCTTGGTCTTCTGGCAATCGGCGCCGGCGCGGTCATCGTCCCCTTGGCAATGCTCAAGTTCTCCCTGTCCACGCTGGGCGTCACCGGCGCCGCCAACATGAGCTTGTTGAGTTTTGCCATCCGGGGCGTCGGCCTCGCCCTGAAGGCAACCGGCATCGGCCTTCTCATCTCGCTGCTGATCACCGGCGCCGTGCTCATCTACGAAAACTGGGATAAGGTGAAGGCGCTCTTCACATCCTTCCTCGATGGCGTGATTACCAAGCTCAACCGCCTCAAGGAAAACCTGCGTTACTTGATGCCAGGTATTTTCGGGGACCTCAAAGACACCCCGACGAGGGCCTCAACAACCCAAGTGATCACAGCCTCGCCGATGATCCGGCAAGTCGCGGCCGCCAATAACTATAGCTTCAACATCACCCAGGCCCCGGGTACCGACAATCGTGAACTGGCCCGCCAGATATCCGCCGAAATAGAGCGGATCGATGCCAAGAAGGCCGCTGGCCAGCGCAGCCGCCTGCGCGATCCGGAGTAA
- a CDS encoding phage tail protein: MYGIPQIHMLMALGLYVFGMQTLPYQQLQRQISWRHPSSSRVNARPARQFVGKGDEIITLSGVLYPEITGGRISLAALEAMADEGMAWPLIEGTGWHYGLFVVEELATTSTALFPDGAARKIEFSIKLARTDDEPSLLGTVGNDLLTLLDLK; this comes from the coding sequence ATGTACGGCATCCCCCAGATCCACATGCTGATGGCCCTCGGCCTCTACGTCTTCGGCATGCAGACCCTGCCCTACCAGCAGCTGCAGCGCCAGATATCATGGCGTCACCCATCGAGCAGCCGGGTCAATGCCCGGCCGGCGCGCCAGTTTGTCGGCAAGGGCGACGAAATCATCACGCTGTCCGGCGTTCTCTACCCGGAAATCACCGGCGGCCGCATCAGCCTGGCCGCGCTGGAAGCGATGGCAGACGAAGGCATGGCCTGGCCGCTGATCGAGGGAACCGGCTGGCACTACGGCCTGTTCGTCGTCGAAGAACTGGCCACCACGTCGACCGCGCTGTTCCCCGATGGCGCCGCCCGCAAGATCGAGTTTTCCATCAAGCTGGCTCGCACCGACGACGAACCGAGCCTGCTCGGCACGGTCGGCAACGATCTGCTGACGCTGCTCGATCTCAAATGA
- a CDS encoding contractile injection system protein, VgrG/Pvc8 family has product MSDTARSEPHPRVVVQIVVDGVSLSSIVRERLINLTHTDNRGFEADTIELDLDDSDGALDLPPRGAVLELAFGWAASGLVSKGRFTVAEVAHNGTPDVLSLRANAADLGAGLTTQRERSWHATTVGAIVRTIADENGLIPLLGGNLAGQAIDHLDQTNESAANLLTRMAQRFDAIATVKDGRLLFIPAGGGVSASGKPIPAVTIVRQSGDRHQFLISDRTTYQAVRATYNDVNQAVKGEVLWGDTEDSAERGTRPAPAATPISGQYKPLTTTFTTRPKALRAARLEWKRLKANKAARAAYVGVKAKYSDRNLGASGEVTYGQADENKKIAAAQHQADRDAAKIGSNNAFERSAENVKTLRHVYANRTNAIRAARAEWRRLQRGMATFNIALAKGDPTLYPETPATVSGWKPQIDSTDWLIIKVTNTIGADGGYTQRLDFEIKATEIAD; this is encoded by the coding sequence ATGAGCGATACCGCCCGGTCCGAACCGCATCCGCGCGTCGTCGTGCAGATCGTCGTCGACGGCGTCAGCCTGTCCAGCATCGTCCGCGAACGCCTGATCAATCTCACTCACACCGATAACCGCGGCTTCGAGGCCGACACCATCGAGCTGGATCTCGACGACTCGGACGGCGCGCTCGACCTGCCGCCGCGGGGTGCCGTACTCGAGCTCGCCTTCGGCTGGGCCGCTAGCGGGCTGGTCAGCAAGGGCCGCTTCACCGTCGCTGAGGTCGCGCACAACGGCACGCCGGACGTGCTCAGCTTGCGCGCCAACGCCGCCGACCTGGGCGCCGGGCTGACCACTCAGCGCGAGCGCTCATGGCACGCCACGACGGTCGGCGCCATCGTCCGCACCATCGCCGACGAAAACGGCCTGATCCCGCTACTCGGCGGCAATCTCGCCGGCCAGGCCATCGACCATCTTGACCAGACCAACGAATCGGCCGCCAACCTTCTCACCCGCATGGCGCAGCGCTTCGACGCCATCGCCACCGTCAAGGACGGGCGGCTGCTCTTCATCCCGGCCGGCGGCGGCGTCAGCGCCAGCGGCAAGCCCATCCCGGCCGTCACCATCGTCCGCCAGTCCGGCGACCGCCACCAGTTCCTGATCAGCGATCGCACCACCTACCAGGCGGTGCGCGCCACCTACAACGATGTCAATCAGGCAGTCAAAGGCGAAGTGCTGTGGGGCGACACCGAGGACAGCGCCGAACGCGGCACCCGGCCGGCGCCGGCGGCAACCCCGATCAGCGGCCAATACAAACCGCTGACCACTACATTCACCACCCGCCCCAAGGCGCTGCGCGCCGCCCGGCTGGAATGGAAGCGCCTGAAGGCCAACAAGGCCGCCCGCGCCGCCTACGTCGGCGTCAAGGCCAAATACAGCGACCGCAACCTCGGCGCCTCGGGCGAAGTCACCTACGGTCAGGCGGACGAAAACAAGAAAATCGCCGCCGCCCAGCACCAGGCGGATCGCGACGCGGCCAAGATCGGCAGCAATAACGCATTCGAGCGCAGCGCTGAAAACGTCAAGACCCTGCGCCATGTCTATGCCAACCGGACCAATGCCATCCGCGCCGCCCGGGCCGAGTGGCGCCGCCTGCAACGCGGCATGGCTACCTTCAATATCGCGCTGGCCAAGGGCGACCCGACCCTGTACCCGGAAACCCCAGCCACCGTCAGCGGCTGGAAGCCGCAGATCGACAGCACCGACTGGCTGATCATCAAGGTCACCAACACCATCGGCGCCGACGGCGGCTACACCCAGCGGCTGGACTTCGAGATCAAGGCGACGGAGATAGCTGATTAA
- a CDS encoding type II toxin-antitoxin system HicA family toxin: protein MNSQKLIRMLEDDGWRQARVAGSHHHFKHPTKPGLVTVPHPKKDLPVGTVNSILKQAGLK from the coding sequence ATGAACTCACAAAAGCTGATCCGGATGCTGGAAGACGATGGCTGGAGACAAGCGCGTGTAGCAGGTAGTCACCATCACTTCAAACACCCGACAAAGCCGGGCCTTGTGACGGTTCCACACCCGAAGAAGGACTTGCCTGTTGGAACTGTGAACAGCATCCTGAAACAGGCCGGGCTCAAATGA
- a CDS encoding type II toxin-antitoxin system HicB family antitoxin yields the protein MEFPIAIHKDDGSVYGVTVPDIPGCHSWGDSINEAIRNAKDAIYSHIETLLELGEQADFSASTIDDLTGKEDFVGAIWALVEVDFSELDPKPERVNISLPRFVLRRIDEYTKAHHETRSGFLARAAMHALAS from the coding sequence ATGGAATTTCCCATCGCAATCCATAAGGATGATGGGAGCGTCTACGGTGTAACTGTTCCGGACATTCCGGGCTGCCATTCATGGGGCGATTCCATCAACGAAGCAATTCGCAATGCGAAAGATGCAATCTATAGCCACATCGAGACCCTGCTTGAATTAGGTGAACAAGCGGACTTCTCGGCATCAACGATTGATGACCTGACCGGTAAGGAAGATTTCGTTGGGGCAATCTGGGCTTTGGTCGAAGTGGATTTTTCAGAACTCGACCCTAAGCCTGAGCGCGTCAACATCAGCCTTCCGCGGTTTGTTCTTCGTCGGATTGATGAGTACACAAAAGCTCACCATGAAACCCGAAGTGGTTTCCTGGCAAGGGCAGCAATGCATGCACTAGCAAGCTAA